The following proteins are co-located in the Periplaneta americana isolate PAMFEO1 chromosome 12, P.americana_PAMFEO1_priV1, whole genome shotgun sequence genome:
- the LOC138710784 gene encoding turripeptide Lol9.1-like, whose translation MKLATALTFLVLAVLASAQQPEKDCSHTHFTPFSVHKEICGSDGKTYINQPHLDYENCINDKHVTVVREGWCDVEEGKRVQEEHRKFMAEYAKQIKQALKEGRTPNYIADAPMPDLDNYPDV comes from the exons ATGAAGCTAGCTACTGCTTTGACAT TCCTCGTTCTTGCAGTATTAGCATCTGCTCAGCAACCCGAAAAGGACTGTTCACACACTCATTTCACACCCTTCAGCGTACACAAGGAGATCTGTGGTTCAGATGGAAAGACGTACATCAACCAGCCACACTTGGATTACGAGAACTGCATCAACGACAAAC aCGTCACAGTCGTGAGGGAAGGCTGGTGCGACGTGGAAGAAGGAAAACGTGTCCAAGAAGAACATCGAAAATTCATGGCAGAGTACGCAAAACAGATTAAGCAGGCGCTCAAAGAAGGACGGACACCAAATTACATTGCCGATGCACCCATGCCAGACCTGGACAACTACCCCGATGTGTAG